From a region of the Mercurialis annua linkage group LG1-X, ddMerAnnu1.2, whole genome shotgun sequence genome:
- the LOC126686932 gene encoding C-type lectin receptor-like tyrosine-protein kinase At1g52310: protein MQLQLTHMHFSLLFIACLVLRFVASETISNDAIHSPVVASKNVTNIKAWCRSGWELTLDKTKCLKYINKSLSWDESEAFCESYGGHLAALASSQQLIFAKQLCGKNASGCWVGGRSINSTVGFGWKWSDNTSYWNGSIFAGAPFDPNCAGLSCRNNSSANFCTLVHDRNTFLVDERCNNSHAFICMLDAENKCYHMHCHREYLIILSVVSGLIVCTALAVVTWLLAYRRSRKRRKSRKLSNPAASALVPPSWKVFTNEELRSITKKFSEGNRLPGDAKTGGTYSALLPDGSRVAVKRLKRSSFQRKKDFYSEIGRVARLHHPNLVAIKGCCYDHGDRYIVYEFVVNGPLDRWLHHIPRGGRSLDWAMRLKIATTLAQGIAFLHDKVKPHVVHRDIRASNVLLDEDFEAHLLGVGLSKFVPWEVMHEGTVMAGGTYGYLAPEFVYRNELTTKSDVYSFGVLLLEIVTGRRPAQAVDSVGWQSIFEWATPLVQAHRYTELLDPLINSEIPEAGVIQKAVDLVYACTQHVPSMRPRMSHVVHQLQQLAQPVVMK, encoded by the exons ATGCAATTGCAACTGACCCATATGCACTTTTCTCTGCTTTTCATTGCTTGTCTTGTACTCCGCTTTGTTGCTTCAGAAACT aTATCTAATGATGCAATTCATAGTCCAGTGGTTGCTTCCAAAAATGTAACCAATATTAAAG CATGGTGCCGTTCTGGTTGGGAGTTAACTCTAGATAAAACCAAGTGCTTGAAATATATTAACAAGTCACTTTCATGGGACGAGTCGGAAGCTTTTTGTGAAAGCTATGGTGGACACTTGGCAGCATTGGCATCATCTCAACAGTTAATTTTTGCCAAACAGTTATGTGGAAAAAATGCCAGTGGCTGCTGGGTTGGTGGGCGAAGCATCAACTCCACTGTTGGTTTTGGTTGGAAGTGGTCTGATAATACATCATATTGGAATGGGTCGATATTTGCTGGAGCACCGTTTGATCCAAACTGCGCTGGTTTGTCATGCCGCAATAATTCGAGTGCTAATTTTTGTACTCTGGTTCACGACAGAAACACATTTCTTGTGGACGAGAGATGCAACAACTCTCATGCTTTTATTTGCATGCTTGATGCTG AGAACAAATGTTACCACATGCACTGCCATAGGGAGTATCTTATCATCCTTTCTGTTGTTAGTGGATTGATTGTCTGTACTGCATTAGCAGTGGTGACTTGGCTTCTTGCTTATAGACGGAGCCGGAAGCGTAGAAAATCCCGCAAGTTATCTAATCCAGCAGCTTCTGCATTAGTTCCACCATCATGGAAAGTCTTCACTAACGAAGAATTACGAtccattacaaaaaaatttagtGAAGGAAATCGCCTTCCTGGAGATGCAAAAACAGGTGGCACATATAGTGCGCTCCTACCTGATGGATCAAGGGTTGCAGTAAAGAGGTTGAAGAGGTCGAGTTTCCAAAGAAAGAAGGACTTCTATTCTGAGATTGGCAGGGTTGCAAGGCTTCATCATCCAAATTTGGTGGCTATTAAAGGATGCTGCTATGATCATGGTGACCGCTACATTGTTTATGAATTTGTAGTTAATGGACCCTTAGATAGATGGCTACACCACATACCAAGAGGTGGTAGGAGCTTGGATTGGGCTATGAGGTTAAAAATAGCTACTACCCTCGCGCAAGGAATTGC GTTCCTGCATGACAAGGTTAAGCCACATGTTGTGCATCGGGACATCCGCGCAAGTAATGTACTGCTTGATGAAGATTTTGAAGCACATTTGTTAGGAGTTGGTCTCTCCAAGTTTGTGCCATGGGAAGTGATGCATGAGGGAACAGTGATGGCCGGTGGTACATATGGGTACCTGGCACCAGAATTTGTCTATAGAAATGAGCTTACGACAAAGAGTGATGTTTATAGCTTCGGGGTACTGCTGTTGGAAATAGTTACAGGACGTAGGCCGGCACAGGCAGTTGATTCAGTGGGTTGGCAAAGTATATTTGAGTGGGCTACACCTTTGGTGCAGGCACACCGCTATACGGAGCTCTTGGATCCTCTAATTAATTCAGAAATTCCAGAAGCCGGTGTGATTCAGAAGGCGGTGGACCTTGTATATGCCTGCACGCAGCACGTCCCATCAATGCGGCCAAGAATGTCTCATGTTGTTCATCAGCTACAGCAATTAGCACAGCCGGTGGTTATGAAGTGA
- the LOC126686902 gene encoding disease resistance protein RPV1-like isoform X1: MGAKRPSPSSSSSCKWTYHVFLSFRGGDTRKNFTDHLYTALIQAGIHTFRDDDEIRRGENIDSEIVKAIQESQISVLVLSKDYASSRWCLDELEMIMERRRTDGHVVVPLFYDVDATQVGQQSGGYGEAFARHETVFDKEMVERWRSGLRQVADMGGLALENRHQSQYIQDVVKEVGNKLNRIVLNVSPNLVGIDLRIADINSWLQDDSKNVGVATIYGVGGIGKTTLAKIVYNQNFDRFDGASFLGNVRELSEQSNGLVRLQRKLLSDLLEGKTVKIYNTDEGIMKIKDAICRRRILLILDDLDQLDQFNAIIGMREWFFSGSKIIVTTRHERLLRANEVSKMFRVNELDDNESLQLFSWYSFRQDHPVENFEQQSKRAVDLCSGLPLALQVLGSSLSGKSTQVWESALQKLEAIPDSKVQRILRVSFDSIEDDHDKSLFLDIACFLTGMEKDYAISILQGCKFYAVVGINNLIARCLLTINEGNKLMMHQLIRDMGREIVRQESPEDPGKRSRVWRDKDAFSILRGHTQGTGTVKGLTLNLEMLKEASAGELNTKGTHCEDSTDEPILHNQGNLSIQYSRGIFSRQPVSRGLANPFYEVNLKTKAFAEMDRLKLLQLGSVKLSGDYENFPKGLVWLFWSGFPLKSIPNTFQLEKLAVLDMRRSSLINVWKGTRFLVDLKILNLSHSHGLVKTPNFMGLPSLERLKLKNCINLVELDESIGYLKQLIVLDLRGCKNLKRLPREIGLLVSLEKVNLCNCSKLDQLPEEMRKMQSLKVLYADGTALTHPEAVTGPWYSTFWPWSLPRKDPRSITFSFAILPSHLVTLSLADCNLSDAAIPNDLRGLQSLESLDLKGNPIHSIPESIKSLSTLQYLCLDKCTSLQCLPELPISLEELKAEGCTSLERITNLPNLLSNLLVELFGCDQLVEVQGLFKLESIMNMDIEMMDGLGLHDASSLGSSEITMFSAIANREMRTSPQVLQECGIFSFFLTGSEVPNWFSYKSMDCLLSFTVNPVSGHKIRGLNLCTVYSRDHAIYWLHAAGHYARISNETKGTNWSYSPTFYGLPEDDEDMIWLSYWKFGGEFEVGDRVNVSVRMPPGYYVKEYGIRVVYGKDSERDSKGIAESRSIWHQNITDRDLSRYEVGIGKEVYFLHHHPFTTPDELLKLAAPDDSESVGGNQMEWSRHLVVTDPTLKYTFT; this comes from the exons ATGGGTGCAAAAAgaccatcaccatcatcatcatcatcatgtaAGTGGACTTATCACGTGTTCTTGAGCTTCAGAGGAGGAGACACCCGCAAGAATTTCACCGATCATCTCTACACAGCTCTAATTCAAGCCGGCATTCACACATTCAGAGACGACGACGAAATCCGAAGAGGCGAGAACATCGACTCAGAGATCGTCAAAGCAATTCAAGAATCACAAATTTCAGTGCTGGTGCTTTCCAAAGACTACGCGTCTTCAAGATGGTGCCTCGATGAACTTGAGATGATCATGGAACGTCGGAGGACTGACGGCCACGTTGTTGTGCCTCTTTTTTATGATGTGGATGCCACCCAAGTTGGGCAACAGAGCGGTGGTTACGGTGAGGCGTTTGCTAGACATGAAACGGTGTTCGATAAGGAGATGGTTGAGAGATGGAGATCGGGTCTTAGACAAGTTGCTGACATGGGAGGCTTGGCTTTGGAGAACAG GCATCAGTCACAGTATATTCAAGATGTTGTTAAAGAGGTTGGAAATAAGCTGAATCGCATAGTGCTTAACGTTTCTCCAAACTTGGTTGGAATTGACTTGCGTATAGCTGATATTAATTCATGGCTACAAGATGATTCAAAAAATGTTGGCGTAGCAACAATATATGGAGTTGGGGGAATCGGCAAGACAACTCTTGCAAAGATTGTTTACAACCAGAACTTTGACCGATTTGACGGTGCAAGCTTTCTAGGAAATGTCAGAGAACTGTCTGAACAATCGAACGGTTTGGTACGCTTGCAACGAAAACTTCTTTCGGATCTTCTTGAGGGGAAAACAGTCAAAATATACAACACGGATGAAGGAATTATGAAGATAAAAGATGCCATATGCCGCAGAAGAATCCTTCTTATTCTTGATGATCTAGATCAGCTAGACCAATTTAATGCAATCATCGGTATGCGGGAGTGGTTCTTTTCAGGAAGTAAAATTATTGTAACAACTAGACATGAGCGCTTGCTGAGGGCAAATGAAGTTAGTAAGATGTTTAGAGTTAACGAATTGGATGATAATGAGTCGCTGCAGCTTTTCAGTTGGTATTCTTTTAGGCAAGATCATCCTGTTGAAAATTTTGAGCAACAATCCAAAAGAGCTGTGGATCTTTGCAGTGGCCTTCCGCTAGCTCTTCAGGTTCTGGGCTCCTCTCTTTCAGGCAAAAGCACACAAGTTTGGGAAAGCGCATTGCAGAAGCTGGAAGCCATTCCTGACAGTAAAGTTCAGAGGATTCTTAGAGTAAGCTTTGACTCTATAGAAGATGATCATGATAAAAGTTTGTTCCTTGACATAGCTTGTTTTCTCACTGGAATGGAAAAAGACTATGCAATTAGTATACTACAAGGCTGTAAATTCTATGCAGTTGTTGGAATTAACAATCTCATTGCCAGGTGTCTTTTAACAATTAATGAAGGAAACAAACTGATGATGCATCAATTAATTAGAGACATGGGGAGAGAAATTGTTCGTCAAGAGTCTCCTGAGGATCCTGGGAAACGTAGCAGAGTTTGGCGGGATAAAGATGCATTTAGCATATTAAGAGGACATACT CAGGGTACAGGAACAGTCAAGGGCCTCACACTAAACCTAGAGATGTTGAAGGAAGCCAGTGCTGGTGAATTAAATACAAAAGGGACACATTGTGAAGATTCTACTGATGAACCAATCCTTCATAACCAAGGAAATCTTTCAATACAATATAGCCGTGGTATCTTCTCTCGACAACCAGTGAGCCGTGGTTTAGCAAATCCATTTTATGAAGTGAACCTGAAAACAAAGGCATTTGCCGAAATGGACAGACTGAAGTTACTCCAACTCGGTAGTGTTAAACTCAGTGGGGATTatgaaaattttcctaaagGTTTGGTATGGTTGTTTTGGAGTGGATTCCCTTTAAAATCCATTCCTAATACATTCCAATTGGAGAAGCTTGCTGTTCTTGATATGCGCAGGAGCAGCCTAATCAATGTTTGGAAAGGAACAAGG TTCCTAGTTGATCTAAAAATCCTCAACCTCAGTCATTCTCATGGCCTCGTCAAAACCCCAAACTTCATGGGCCTTCCATCTCTTGAGAGATTGAAGCTCAAGAATTGCATAAACTTGGTCGAGCTGGACGAATCCATAGGCTACCTTAAACAACTTATTGTACTAGATTTAAGGGGctgcaaaaatttgaaaaggCTTCCTAGAGAAATTGGGTTGCTGGTATCTCTTGAAAAAGTAAATTTATGTAATTGCTCAAAACTTGATCAACTTCCAGAGGAGATGAGGAAAATGCAGTCACTGAAGGTCCTTTATGCAGATGGTACTGCCTTAACTCATCCAGAAGCTGTGACCGGTCCATGGTACTCAACCTTTTGGCCATGGTCACTACCAAGAAAAGACCCACGATCAATCACTTTTTCATTTGCTATTTTACCCAGCCATTTGGTGACTTTAAGTCTAGCAGACTGCAACCTATCAGATGCAGCTATTCCAAATGATCTACGAGGTCTCCAGTCATTGGAATCTTTAGATCTTAAAGGAAACCCGATCCACAGCATTCCAGAAAGCATCAAAAGTCTGTCTACACTCCAGTATCTTTGCTTGGACAAGTGCACAAGCCTTCAATGTCTTCCGGAGCTTCCAATAAGTTTGGAGGAATTGAAGGCAGAGGGTTGTACATCATTGGAAAGAATTACCAATCTGCCAAATTTGTTGAGTAACTTGCTGGTGGAACTTTTTGGTTGCGACCAATTAGTTGAGGTACAAGGTTTGTTCAAACTAGAATCAATTATGAACATGGACATAGAAATGATGGATGGCTTAGGCTTGCACGATGCATCGTCCTTGGGGAGCTCGGAAATCACAATGTTTAGTGCCATAGCTAATAGAGAAATGAGGACTTCTCCCCAG GTATTGCAAGAATGCGGCATCTTCAGCTTCTTCCTTACTGGTAGTGAGGTCCCAAACTGGTTCAGCTATAAAAGCATGGACTGTTTGTTATCATTTACAGTAAATCCAGTTTCCGGTCACAAGATCAGAGGTTTAAATTTATGCACAGTATATTCACGCGATCATGCGATATATTGGTTGCACGCTGCTGGTCATTATGCTAGGATCAGTAACGAAACCAAGGGTACAAATTGGAGTTATAGTCCGACATTCTATGGACTCCCGGAAGACGATGAGGATATGATATGGTTAAGCTACTGGAAGTTTGGAGGTGAATTTGAAGTAGGAGATAGGGTGAATGTTTCGGTGCGTATGCCACCCGGGTATTACGTAAAAGAGTATGGCATTCGCGTTGTGTACGGGAAGGATAGCGAACGAGATAGCAAAGGCATAGCAGAAAGCAGGTCGATTTGGCATCAGAATATAACTGATAGAGACTTGTCGCGGTATGAGGTTGGAATAGGAAAGGAAGTTTATTTCCTACATCATCATCCATTTACAACCCCTGATGAACTACTGAAGTTAGCAGCTCCAGATGACTCAGAAAGTGTAGGTGGAAATCAGATGGAATGGAGCAGACATCTTGTTGTAACTGATCCAACTTTGAAGTATACCTTTACTTGA
- the LOC126686902 gene encoding disease resistance protein RPV1-like isoform X2 encodes MGAKRPSPSSSSSCKWTYHVFLSFRGGDTRKNFTDHLYTALIQAGIHTFRDDDEIRRGENIDSEIVKAIQESQISVLVLSKDYASSRWCLDELEMIMERRRTDGHVVVPLFYDVDATQVGQQSGGYGEAFARHETVFDKEMVERWRSGLRQVADMGGLALENRHQSQYIQDVVKEVGNKLNRIVLNVSPNLVGIDLRIADINSWLQDDSKNVGVATIYGVGGIGKTTLAKIVYNQNFDRFDGASFLGNVRELSEQSNGLVRLQRKLLSDLLEGKTVKIYNTDEGIMKIKDAICRRRILLILDDLDQLDQFNAIIGMREWFFSGSKIIVTTRHERLLRANEVSKMFRVNELDDNESLQLFSWYSFRQDHPVENFEQQSKRAVDLCSGLPLALQVLGSSLSGKSTQVWESALQKLEAIPDSKVQRILRVSFDSIEDDHDKSLFLDIACFLTGMEKDYAISILQGCKFYAVVGINNLIARCLLTINEGNKLMMHQLIRDMGREIVRQESPEDPGKRSRVWRDKDAFSILRGHTGTGTVKGLTLNLEMLKEASAGELNTKGTHCEDSTDEPILHNQGNLSIQYSRGIFSRQPVSRGLANPFYEVNLKTKAFAEMDRLKLLQLGSVKLSGDYENFPKGLVWLFWSGFPLKSIPNTFQLEKLAVLDMRRSSLINVWKGTRFLVDLKILNLSHSHGLVKTPNFMGLPSLERLKLKNCINLVELDESIGYLKQLIVLDLRGCKNLKRLPREIGLLVSLEKVNLCNCSKLDQLPEEMRKMQSLKVLYADGTALTHPEAVTGPWYSTFWPWSLPRKDPRSITFSFAILPSHLVTLSLADCNLSDAAIPNDLRGLQSLESLDLKGNPIHSIPESIKSLSTLQYLCLDKCTSLQCLPELPISLEELKAEGCTSLERITNLPNLLSNLLVELFGCDQLVEVQGLFKLESIMNMDIEMMDGLGLHDASSLGSSEITMFSAIANREMRTSPQVLQECGIFSFFLTGSEVPNWFSYKSMDCLLSFTVNPVSGHKIRGLNLCTVYSRDHAIYWLHAAGHYARISNETKGTNWSYSPTFYGLPEDDEDMIWLSYWKFGGEFEVGDRVNVSVRMPPGYYVKEYGIRVVYGKDSERDSKGIAESRSIWHQNITDRDLSRYEVGIGKEVYFLHHHPFTTPDELLKLAAPDDSESVGGNQMEWSRHLVVTDPTLKYTFT; translated from the exons ATGGGTGCAAAAAgaccatcaccatcatcatcatcatcatgtaAGTGGACTTATCACGTGTTCTTGAGCTTCAGAGGAGGAGACACCCGCAAGAATTTCACCGATCATCTCTACACAGCTCTAATTCAAGCCGGCATTCACACATTCAGAGACGACGACGAAATCCGAAGAGGCGAGAACATCGACTCAGAGATCGTCAAAGCAATTCAAGAATCACAAATTTCAGTGCTGGTGCTTTCCAAAGACTACGCGTCTTCAAGATGGTGCCTCGATGAACTTGAGATGATCATGGAACGTCGGAGGACTGACGGCCACGTTGTTGTGCCTCTTTTTTATGATGTGGATGCCACCCAAGTTGGGCAACAGAGCGGTGGTTACGGTGAGGCGTTTGCTAGACATGAAACGGTGTTCGATAAGGAGATGGTTGAGAGATGGAGATCGGGTCTTAGACAAGTTGCTGACATGGGAGGCTTGGCTTTGGAGAACAG GCATCAGTCACAGTATATTCAAGATGTTGTTAAAGAGGTTGGAAATAAGCTGAATCGCATAGTGCTTAACGTTTCTCCAAACTTGGTTGGAATTGACTTGCGTATAGCTGATATTAATTCATGGCTACAAGATGATTCAAAAAATGTTGGCGTAGCAACAATATATGGAGTTGGGGGAATCGGCAAGACAACTCTTGCAAAGATTGTTTACAACCAGAACTTTGACCGATTTGACGGTGCAAGCTTTCTAGGAAATGTCAGAGAACTGTCTGAACAATCGAACGGTTTGGTACGCTTGCAACGAAAACTTCTTTCGGATCTTCTTGAGGGGAAAACAGTCAAAATATACAACACGGATGAAGGAATTATGAAGATAAAAGATGCCATATGCCGCAGAAGAATCCTTCTTATTCTTGATGATCTAGATCAGCTAGACCAATTTAATGCAATCATCGGTATGCGGGAGTGGTTCTTTTCAGGAAGTAAAATTATTGTAACAACTAGACATGAGCGCTTGCTGAGGGCAAATGAAGTTAGTAAGATGTTTAGAGTTAACGAATTGGATGATAATGAGTCGCTGCAGCTTTTCAGTTGGTATTCTTTTAGGCAAGATCATCCTGTTGAAAATTTTGAGCAACAATCCAAAAGAGCTGTGGATCTTTGCAGTGGCCTTCCGCTAGCTCTTCAGGTTCTGGGCTCCTCTCTTTCAGGCAAAAGCACACAAGTTTGGGAAAGCGCATTGCAGAAGCTGGAAGCCATTCCTGACAGTAAAGTTCAGAGGATTCTTAGAGTAAGCTTTGACTCTATAGAAGATGATCATGATAAAAGTTTGTTCCTTGACATAGCTTGTTTTCTCACTGGAATGGAAAAAGACTATGCAATTAGTATACTACAAGGCTGTAAATTCTATGCAGTTGTTGGAATTAACAATCTCATTGCCAGGTGTCTTTTAACAATTAATGAAGGAAACAAACTGATGATGCATCAATTAATTAGAGACATGGGGAGAGAAATTGTTCGTCAAGAGTCTCCTGAGGATCCTGGGAAACGTAGCAGAGTTTGGCGGGATAAAGATGCATTTAGCATATTAAGAGGACATACT GGTACAGGAACAGTCAAGGGCCTCACACTAAACCTAGAGATGTTGAAGGAAGCCAGTGCTGGTGAATTAAATACAAAAGGGACACATTGTGAAGATTCTACTGATGAACCAATCCTTCATAACCAAGGAAATCTTTCAATACAATATAGCCGTGGTATCTTCTCTCGACAACCAGTGAGCCGTGGTTTAGCAAATCCATTTTATGAAGTGAACCTGAAAACAAAGGCATTTGCCGAAATGGACAGACTGAAGTTACTCCAACTCGGTAGTGTTAAACTCAGTGGGGATTatgaaaattttcctaaagGTTTGGTATGGTTGTTTTGGAGTGGATTCCCTTTAAAATCCATTCCTAATACATTCCAATTGGAGAAGCTTGCTGTTCTTGATATGCGCAGGAGCAGCCTAATCAATGTTTGGAAAGGAACAAGG TTCCTAGTTGATCTAAAAATCCTCAACCTCAGTCATTCTCATGGCCTCGTCAAAACCCCAAACTTCATGGGCCTTCCATCTCTTGAGAGATTGAAGCTCAAGAATTGCATAAACTTGGTCGAGCTGGACGAATCCATAGGCTACCTTAAACAACTTATTGTACTAGATTTAAGGGGctgcaaaaatttgaaaaggCTTCCTAGAGAAATTGGGTTGCTGGTATCTCTTGAAAAAGTAAATTTATGTAATTGCTCAAAACTTGATCAACTTCCAGAGGAGATGAGGAAAATGCAGTCACTGAAGGTCCTTTATGCAGATGGTACTGCCTTAACTCATCCAGAAGCTGTGACCGGTCCATGGTACTCAACCTTTTGGCCATGGTCACTACCAAGAAAAGACCCACGATCAATCACTTTTTCATTTGCTATTTTACCCAGCCATTTGGTGACTTTAAGTCTAGCAGACTGCAACCTATCAGATGCAGCTATTCCAAATGATCTACGAGGTCTCCAGTCATTGGAATCTTTAGATCTTAAAGGAAACCCGATCCACAGCATTCCAGAAAGCATCAAAAGTCTGTCTACACTCCAGTATCTTTGCTTGGACAAGTGCACAAGCCTTCAATGTCTTCCGGAGCTTCCAATAAGTTTGGAGGAATTGAAGGCAGAGGGTTGTACATCATTGGAAAGAATTACCAATCTGCCAAATTTGTTGAGTAACTTGCTGGTGGAACTTTTTGGTTGCGACCAATTAGTTGAGGTACAAGGTTTGTTCAAACTAGAATCAATTATGAACATGGACATAGAAATGATGGATGGCTTAGGCTTGCACGATGCATCGTCCTTGGGGAGCTCGGAAATCACAATGTTTAGTGCCATAGCTAATAGAGAAATGAGGACTTCTCCCCAG GTATTGCAAGAATGCGGCATCTTCAGCTTCTTCCTTACTGGTAGTGAGGTCCCAAACTGGTTCAGCTATAAAAGCATGGACTGTTTGTTATCATTTACAGTAAATCCAGTTTCCGGTCACAAGATCAGAGGTTTAAATTTATGCACAGTATATTCACGCGATCATGCGATATATTGGTTGCACGCTGCTGGTCATTATGCTAGGATCAGTAACGAAACCAAGGGTACAAATTGGAGTTATAGTCCGACATTCTATGGACTCCCGGAAGACGATGAGGATATGATATGGTTAAGCTACTGGAAGTTTGGAGGTGAATTTGAAGTAGGAGATAGGGTGAATGTTTCGGTGCGTATGCCACCCGGGTATTACGTAAAAGAGTATGGCATTCGCGTTGTGTACGGGAAGGATAGCGAACGAGATAGCAAAGGCATAGCAGAAAGCAGGTCGATTTGGCATCAGAATATAACTGATAGAGACTTGTCGCGGTATGAGGTTGGAATAGGAAAGGAAGTTTATTTCCTACATCATCATCCATTTACAACCCCTGATGAACTACTGAAGTTAGCAGCTCCAGATGACTCAGAAAGTGTAGGTGGAAATCAGATGGAATGGAGCAGACATCTTGTTGTAACTGATCCAACTTTGAAGTATACCTTTACTTGA